A segment of the Gemmatimonadota bacterium genome:
GAAATCACAGGCCGCGTGACGCATTTGCTGGTGCGCGGCGGTGATTCCGCAGGCCGCCGTGTAGTCGTACGTGCCGAAGTGTGCCGCGATCACGCGACCGCGCCCCGCCTCCGCGAGCCGCAGCAGTGGGGAGCGGCCCTCGCCGTCCAGCACCGCTTGCGGCGTTTCGATCATGAGCTCACAGTGCAGCGACCCGGGCTCGAGCCCGAGCCGCGGCTCGAGTAGCTCCAGCACGTCCGCCAGGAAGCCGATCTGCTCCGGCACCGTGACCTTGGGAAGAGTGATGACGAAGTTCGGGGGCAGTGCGCCGCCGGCCTCGGCTAGCAGGGTGCTCAGGAAGACGTCCAGCGTGCGGATCGCGCGACTGCGCGTTTCCTCCGTGAGCGGCTTGATTCGGATGCCGATGAAGGGCGGCAGCGTCCCCTCCATCAGGCCCCGCGCCACCTGCGCCGCCGCCGCGGCCGCGTGGCCGTCCTCCTCCGGGTCCGGCCGGTGGCCGTAGCCGTCCTCGAAATCGATGCGGAAGTCCTCGACCGGCTCCGTGCGCAGCTTGGCCAGCACCCGGGCGTACACGGTCTCAGCCAGCCACGCTGCGCGCTCCTCGTGCCGCGCGGCCTGCGCGTCGGCTTCGGGCCGGGTGTGCTGTGGCGCGGGCTCGGCCGGTACTTCCGTCAGCCGCTGGGCGCCTGGCAGCCCGAGCGCGCGGGCAAAGGCCGCAGCATCCGGGGCGTACTGCTCGAGCGCGCCCAGTGCCCGCGCCCCCAGCTTGGCAGCCGAGTCGTAAC
Coding sequences within it:
- a CDS encoding phosphoenolpyruvate kinase is translated as MKTTLPPDATAQLVPPLERANLAFAARYPGESGRRQPVHTVYGGGHLFRYDSAAKLGARALGALEQYAPDAAAFARALGLPGAQRLTEVPAEPAPQHTRPEADAQAARHEERAAWLAETVYARVLAKLRTEPVEDFRIDFEDGYGHRPDPEEDGHAAAAAAQVARGLMEGTLPPFIGIRIKPLTEETRSRAIRTLDVFLSTLLAEAGGALPPNFVITLPKVTVPEQIGFLADVLELLEPRLGLEPGSLHCELMIETPQAVLDGEGRSPLLRLAEAGRGRVIAAHFGTYDYTAACGITAAHQQMRHAACDFAKHMMQAAFAGTGIWLSDGSTAILPVPPHRAESAERPLTREQVEESRATVHRAWRLHYQDIQHSLVTGFYQGWDLHPAQLPTRYAAVYAFFLDGLDAAGERLRNFVGKAAQATLLGQVFDDAATGQGLLNFFLRAVNCGAVTEAEAAQRTGLTLEEVRGRSFMRISRNRRPV